Proteins co-encoded in one Corynebacterium tuberculostearicum genomic window:
- a CDS encoding IS3 family transposase (programmed frameshift), producing MSRYSEQFKRDAVALYENNEDLSLNSASAELGINRASLHSWVKKYGTGKRARIKAVHDKAQATNDSERIRQLEKENAKLREERDILRKAAKYFGRRDTLVIRFQFVYDHRTEYSVKRMCHVLKLNRSSFYKWVSTRKKRRLKMYSDALIGARITTIFDDENGLYGAKRIAASLKEDPAYTPVNHKKVARIMKNMGLKGFSKRRRCITTRRKPGHRVMPDLVGRTFTADEPNRVYVGDITYLPCKGGKNMYLATVIDTYSRKLAGYALADHMRVSLVIDALAHAHGVRGSLDGAIFHSDHGSVYTSQAFRKYCSSLGVRQSMGAVGTSADNALAESFNATLKREVLRDRKIFDNPITCRQEVFRWCMRYNTRRRHSWCNLLAPDDFEALASATLTKAA from the exons ATGTCCAGGTATTCCGAACAGTTCAAACGCGATGCCGTGGCCCTCTATGAAAACAATGAGGACCTCTCGTTGAACTCAGCATCAGCGGAGCTCGGTATTAATCGAGCCTCGCTGCATTCTTGGGTCAAAAAGTACGGCACCGGCAAACGTGCCCGCATTAAAGCCGTGCATGATAAAGCCCAAGCGACGAATGATTCTGAGCGAATCCGCCAGCTGGAAAAAGAGAACGCGAAGCTGCGCGAAGAACGCGATATCCTGCGCAAGGCCGCGAAATATTTTG GCCGAAGAGACACGCTGGTGATCCGCTTCCAGTTTGTCTATGACCACCGAACCGAGTACTCGGTTAAGCGGATGTGCCACGTTTTAAAGCTGAATCGTTCCTCGTTCTATAAATGGGTCAGCACCCGTAAAAAGCGCAGGTTAAAGATGTATTCCGATGCCCTTATTGGTGCAAGAATTACAACCATCTTTGATGATGAGAACGGGCTTTATGGTGCTAAACGCATCGCCGCAAGCCTCAAGGAAGACCCAGCGTATACCCCGGTCAATCATAAGAAGGTTGCACGCATCATGAAAAACATGGGGCTAAAAGGCTTTAGCAAACGGCGTCGATGCATCACCACCAGGCGCAAGCCTGGTCACCGTGTCATGCCAGATCTAGTAGGCCGTACATTCACAGCTGACGAGCCGAACCGTGTGTATGTCGGCGACATTACCTACCTGCCGTGTAAGGGTGGCAAGAACATGTATTTGGCTACAGTCATTGACACCTATTCACGGAAACTTGCAGGTTATGCACTCGCAGACCACATGCGTGTCTCGTTGGTCATTGATGCTCTAGCCCACGCACATGGTGTGCGTGGAAGTCTTGACGGGGCCATTTTTCATTCCGATCACGGCAGCGTGTACACCTCACAAGCGTTTAGAAAATACTGCTCGTCGCTGGGTGTACGCCAATCCATGGGCGCGGTAGGAACGAGTGCCGATAATGCCCTGGCAGAGTCATTTAACGCCACCCTAAAACGTGAAGTGCTGCGTGATCGGAAAATCTTTGACAATCCGATAACCTGCCGGCAGGAAGTCTTCCGGTGGTGCATGCGCTACAACACGCGCCGGCGACACTCGTGGTGTAACCTTCTAGCTCCCGATGACTTCGAAGCACTCGCATCAGCTACACTGACCAAAGCAGCATAG
- a CDS encoding tyrosine-type recombinase/integrase, whose product MIQHSWKMRESWSRSSATPGNSKKRRVAMARGRPATPLGTWGEISSKQLESGKWQSSTRLRLWNGETVRVRARGNSKSGSVNAVKAKCTEKLGASDSEVLTTTSPVSDLMEHWLETKKKVRPQSRDRYRNSIDRHIVPAFGEMRIREVTPSYLNSWLQALPSGVAPNVRTVLKGAFKMAARYGLIPSDPMQVVEPVTVEQKEVRALTLEEIPRFRAQIAKSGNETLQDVVDVSLATGLRAGEVLGIRWSDINLEVEPPILRVSGSMVYSKDTGLIRQDGGKTVNAARPIQLSRMCVEILQRRKEKYGVLEMVFPSGAGTYLWENNFNRWLRQWRGEEFSWVTIHTLRKTLGTIVYDELGPAKAAEVLGHSSSLLTERVYVQRNDNGVPIGDLVNAALDGGLTPGKWTRRGVSYAALVSVADASASKSSGARRLHHECRRRVL is encoded by the coding sequence ATGATTCAGCATTCGTGGAAGATGCGCGAAAGCTGGAGTCGAAGCTCGGCGACTCCTGGGAATTCGAAGAAACGACGCGTGGCGATGGCTCGCGGTAGGCCGGCTACGCCACTGGGAACGTGGGGCGAAATATCTTCCAAACAGTTGGAGTCCGGGAAGTGGCAGTCTTCCACGCGGCTTCGCCTATGGAACGGTGAAACAGTACGTGTCCGAGCACGGGGCAATTCAAAATCCGGCTCCGTCAACGCTGTTAAGGCGAAATGCACAGAGAAGTTAGGGGCTTCGGATTCTGAAGTTCTTACAACGACGAGTCCAGTTTCTGATTTGATGGAGCACTGGTTGGAGACGAAGAAGAAGGTTCGCCCCCAGTCGCGTGACCGTTACCGTAATTCAATTGACCGTCATATTGTCCCCGCCTTCGGGGAGATGCGTATTCGGGAAGTCACTCCGTCTTACTTGAATAGTTGGCTCCAGGCCCTGCCTTCGGGCGTTGCCCCTAATGTGCGAACCGTGTTGAAGGGCGCTTTCAAAATGGCGGCAAGATACGGGTTGATTCCGTCCGACCCTATGCAAGTAGTCGAACCGGTCACCGTTGAGCAAAAAGAAGTCCGAGCGTTAACGCTGGAAGAAATTCCAAGGTTTCGAGCGCAGATTGCTAAGTCTGGGAACGAGACACTCCAGGACGTCGTGGATGTTAGCTTAGCTACCGGCCTGCGCGCCGGCGAAGTACTGGGGATTAGGTGGAGTGACATTAACTTAGAAGTTGAGCCGCCAATTCTTCGGGTAAGTGGATCAATGGTCTACTCGAAAGACACTGGACTGATTCGACAAGACGGAGGAAAGACTGTTAACGCGGCCCGCCCGATCCAGTTGTCCCGAATGTGTGTTGAGATTCTGCAGCGTCGAAAAGAAAAGTACGGAGTCTTAGAGATGGTGTTCCCGTCCGGGGCGGGGACGTATCTTTGGGAGAACAATTTCAACCGTTGGCTTAGGCAGTGGCGCGGCGAAGAATTTAGCTGGGTGACGATACACACCCTTAGAAAGACCCTTGGGACTATCGTCTATGACGAATTAGGCCCGGCGAAGGCGGCGGAGGTTTTGGGGCATTCGTCTAGCTTGTTGACGGAGCGTGTTTACGTCCAACGCAATGACAATGGTGTCCCCATTGGCGATTTAGTGAATGCAGCGCTAGATGGGGGCCTGACCCCCGGAAAGTGGACACGTCGGGGGGTTAGCTATGCTGCTTTGGTCAGTGTAGCTGATGCGAGTGCTTCGAAGTCATCGGGAGCTAGAAGGTTACACCACGAGTGTCGCCGGCGCGTGTTGTAG
- a CDS encoding helix-turn-helix domain-containing protein, whose protein sequence is MTNDSYAAMNLKALRTAANMSRQALIDGIKEKNGLTLHSTSLRRIEEGEQPMKVNEAMHFANFFEVPLDAFIEAPIGHSYTEIQADLKTYHSRRYSLRLELGAWTAWHEVCTGKYREDYVPESDDSEELQAITRSSHSSFRALLKHDSAFVEDARKLESKLGDSWEFEETTRGDGSR, encoded by the coding sequence ATGACAAACGACTCTTATGCTGCGATGAACCTAAAAGCACTGCGCACAGCAGCCAACATGTCCAGGCAGGCACTAATTGACGGAATCAAAGAAAAGAATGGTCTAACTCTCCATTCGACTTCGCTAAGGCGCATTGAGGAAGGGGAGCAACCCATGAAGGTCAATGAGGCGATGCACTTTGCCAACTTCTTCGAAGTCCCTCTCGACGCCTTCATCGAAGCTCCAATCGGTCATTCGTATACCGAAATCCAAGCTGACTTGAAGACTTATCACTCCCGTCGCTACTCGCTCAGACTGGAGTTGGGGGCATGGACGGCTTGGCATGAAGTTTGCACGGGAAAGTATCGCGAGGACTATGTGCCGGAAAGTGATGACAGTGAGGAACTACAAGCAATTACTCGGTCGTCGCATAGCTCTTTCCGCGCTCTCTTGAAGCATGATTCAGCATTCGTGGAAGATGCGCGAAAGCTGGAGTCGAAGCTCGGCGACTCCTGGGAATTCGAAGAAACGACGCGTGGCGATGGCTCGCGGTAG
- a CDS encoding AAA family ATPase — protein sequence MPEYNTARTSFERVIEAVEEAGLHITYRSSTQASFQTPGHSANDRGTSITYNGKQTLIYCHNGETDDVLDALGLTARDLFDEETGARYDYGDGRIVCRDPAKVFKQLGNTKGSNLYGLDSLSNDGPVYVVEGEKDADTAAHVWHAAAVTQAQGASTGPERADWAPIADRDVIIIADNDEPGRKRADKVFTYLTGMSPRPKSIIIKAAKEGKDLSDHIAAGHTDDELVDQGIKITRRRVKLTPATRIKTETIEWVIDQWIPAGMLTLLAGREGIGKSTIACDWVSMLSKKGVKCAYLNSEDSRSYTVKPRLQAAGANLDNVFFIDVETETGNEGHLKLPQDTNLLFDELNNQGVKFVVLDAAKSSMDPKLDGYKDDHVRQFLEPLAAAADRYGITVVGLAHFGKAEGKDTGKLLLGSIAWSQIARSVLSAAMDDDGRLIVSNTKANLARGIVSREAHLVSRPVKLSDGTLTELGAIEWGEFTDTVATELLDRQADEDADDRTDAEIWLTDYLTERGPTPRAEVLKAAAKASVASERTIKRAFKTLNGISESQGFPRVATWSLPSGDSRDKTTLHTNKSGPTGPTGDDLQKQSGPTGEEMQLGHGLKSGPTGQLFQLDHPQESEPTEQISRQAPRPGRVTNETRAAVLDALYDQFGQSPAVVKGSLTQDQIAEIGDLDNYLNTLVDDGLIARDNKGKYLKLKETA from the coding sequence ATGCCAGAATACAACACCGCCCGAACATCATTCGAGCGTGTAATCGAAGCCGTAGAAGAAGCTGGCCTTCACATCACCTACAGGAGTAGCACGCAGGCAAGTTTCCAGACACCCGGCCATTCGGCAAACGACCGGGGCACCTCCATTACCTACAACGGCAAGCAAACACTCATCTACTGCCACAACGGAGAGACCGACGACGTCCTCGACGCCCTGGGGCTCACCGCCCGTGACCTCTTCGACGAGGAGACCGGGGCACGCTATGACTACGGCGATGGCCGTATTGTATGCCGAGACCCTGCAAAGGTATTCAAGCAACTAGGTAACACGAAGGGCTCTAACCTTTACGGACTCGACAGCCTATCCAACGACGGGCCGGTCTACGTCGTCGAAGGTGAAAAAGACGCAGACACTGCCGCGCATGTCTGGCACGCTGCCGCCGTGACACAGGCCCAGGGTGCCAGCACAGGCCCGGAACGAGCCGACTGGGCACCCATCGCCGACCGCGACGTCATCATCATCGCCGACAACGACGAACCCGGCCGCAAACGCGCCGACAAAGTCTTCACCTACCTCACCGGAATGTCACCTCGCCCGAAGTCGATCATCATCAAGGCCGCGAAAGAAGGCAAGGACTTATCCGACCACATCGCGGCCGGCCATACCGACGACGAGCTCGTCGACCAGGGCATCAAAATAACCCGCCGCCGTGTGAAGCTCACCCCGGCGACGCGCATCAAGACCGAAACCATCGAGTGGGTTATCGACCAGTGGATCCCCGCCGGAATGCTCACGCTACTCGCCGGCCGTGAAGGCATCGGCAAGTCGACCATCGCGTGCGACTGGGTTTCCATGTTGAGCAAGAAGGGCGTGAAGTGCGCCTACCTCAATTCCGAAGACTCCCGTTCCTACACCGTGAAACCACGCTTGCAAGCCGCTGGTGCGAACCTCGACAACGTCTTTTTTATCGACGTGGAAACCGAAACCGGAAACGAGGGGCACCTCAAACTTCCGCAGGACACCAACCTTCTCTTCGACGAGCTCAATAACCAGGGCGTGAAGTTCGTTGTCCTCGACGCGGCGAAATCTTCGATGGATCCGAAGCTCGACGGTTACAAGGACGACCACGTCCGCCAATTCCTCGAGCCCCTCGCCGCCGCTGCAGACCGCTACGGCATCACCGTCGTCGGCCTCGCGCACTTCGGCAAGGCCGAGGGGAAAGACACTGGCAAACTACTTCTAGGCTCCATTGCATGGTCTCAAATTGCCCGCAGCGTGTTGTCTGCTGCAATGGACGACGACGGCCGACTCATTGTCTCGAACACGAAGGCAAACCTCGCACGTGGCATTGTCTCGCGTGAAGCGCACCTTGTTTCACGCCCCGTCAAACTTAGCGACGGCACCCTTACCGAATTGGGTGCCATCGAGTGGGGAGAGTTCACCGACACCGTCGCGACCGAGCTACTCGACCGCCAGGCCGACGAAGACGCCGACGACCGCACCGATGCGGAAATCTGGCTAACGGACTACCTCACAGAGCGCGGCCCAACACCACGCGCCGAAGTACTCAAGGCTGCGGCCAAAGCGAGCGTTGCTTCAGAGCGCACTATCAAGCGAGCGTTCAAAACGCTTAATGGAATTTCCGAGTCTCAAGGCTTCCCTCGAGTAGCTACGTGGTCACTTCCCAGTGGGGACAGTCGGGACAAGACCACCCTACACACAAATAAGAGTGGCCCAACTGGCCCAACTGGCGATGACCTGCAGAAACAGAGTGGCCCAACTGGGGAAGAAATGCAGTTGGGCCACGGGTTAAAGAGTGGCCCAACTGGGCAACTTTTCCAGTTGGATCACCCTCAAGAAAGTGAGCCAACTGAACAAATTTCGCGCCAAGCTCCTCGACCAGGACGCGTGACCAACGAGACTCGCGCCGCCGTCCTCGACGCGCTCTACGACCAATTCGGACAATCCCCCGCCGTCGTTAAAGGCTCACTCACTCAAGACCAGATCGCCGAAATTGGCGACCTCGACAACTACCTCAACACCCTTGTCGACGACGGGCTCATCGCCCGCGACAACAAAGGCAAGTACCTCAAACTCAAGGAGACCGCATGA
- a CDS encoding major capsid protein has protein sequence MSSFYPSPNPISVLTNVPGISIDMFVGGDSEALISNEIAARTENALIRTIFRDSEQLATGGLYYNQLSNEQIKSIGEAAERQPGEEFALVFQPESKALVERVHQFGAKSQITYEAIRRNNVDEMTRLVDFLSLTILRKLDAYVMDILTKAVNAGITAKADSPALSTAIGRDTPIAGTSLGHLINAIAQGADNDLAVDYDTLVLNPVPASQLKIQEKVTGISLAEDFGVNVVTSREFGPDMGYLVDTTRAGEVYWEDPLTNEVIDDKSRHIYDIQAWATPAAAITTPHAINMISFN, from the coding sequence ATGTCCAGTTTCTATCCAAGCCCTAATCCGATATCCGTACTTACGAACGTTCCTGGCATCTCGATCGACATGTTCGTCGGTGGTGACAGTGAAGCGCTCATCAGTAACGAGATTGCAGCGCGCACCGAAAACGCGCTCATTCGCACCATCTTCCGCGATTCGGAACAACTCGCAACCGGCGGCCTGTACTACAACCAACTGTCGAATGAACAGATCAAGTCCATCGGCGAAGCTGCTGAACGGCAGCCCGGCGAAGAGTTCGCACTCGTGTTTCAGCCTGAATCGAAGGCACTTGTTGAACGCGTCCACCAGTTCGGAGCAAAGTCTCAAATTACCTACGAAGCTATCCGCCGCAACAACGTTGACGAAATGACCCGCCTCGTAGACTTCCTATCTCTGACAATCCTGCGCAAGCTAGACGCCTACGTCATGGATATCCTGACTAAGGCTGTCAACGCCGGCATTACCGCCAAGGCTGATTCTCCGGCACTGTCTACTGCCATTGGCCGCGATACGCCCATCGCAGGCACCAGCCTTGGGCACCTCATCAACGCCATCGCCCAGGGGGCCGACAATGACCTTGCAGTCGACTATGACACTCTCGTGCTTAACCCTGTTCCCGCATCGCAGCTAAAGATTCAGGAAAAGGTAACCGGCATCTCCCTCGCCGAGGACTTCGGAGTCAATGTTGTCACCTCGCGTGAGTTCGGCCCCGACATGGGCTACCTCGTCGACACCACCCGTGCGGGCGAAGTCTACTGGGAAGACCCTCTTACTAACGAAGTGATTGACGATAAAAGCCGCCACATCTACGACATTCAAGCGTGGGCAACCCCGGCTGCAGCAATCACCACCCCGCACGCCATCAACATGATCAGCTTCAACTAG
- a CDS encoding DUF2190 domain-containing protein: protein MFDNQTYDRFAPADDITAHAAAAVKGRHFVAFTGEETDGHAQVVPATAGSYPAGVAAYDATEGNLVGLKRGNRVITVAASSDIPSGTAVEVGEDGTVMAHTSGQIVGTVYAKGDIAGTVLVAINL from the coding sequence ATGTTCGACAATCAAACCTATGACCGCTTCGCCCCGGCCGACGACATAACTGCACATGCCGCCGCAGCGGTAAAGGGCCGGCACTTCGTCGCCTTCACCGGAGAAGAGACCGACGGCCACGCCCAGGTCGTGCCCGCCACTGCAGGCAGCTACCCGGCCGGGGTCGCCGCCTATGACGCCACCGAAGGCAACCTCGTAGGGCTCAAGCGCGGCAACCGTGTCATCACCGTTGCAGCATCCTCCGATATTCCATCCGGCACCGCAGTCGAAGTGGGAGAAGATGGAACCGTCATGGCGCACACGTCCGGTCAAATCGTCGGCACAGTCTACGCAAAGGGAGACATCGCCGGAACCGTACTGGTTGCCATCAACCTTTAA
- a CDS encoding Ppx/GppA phosphatase family protein — protein sequence MTRVAAIDCGTNSIRLLISEVQDEGKIRDITRTMEIIRLGAGVDATGEIAPEALERARVALEGYVRQMKFEKVTRVRMVATSATRDAKNQQEFFNMTAELLGQIQPGAQAEVVSGEEEALLSFNGAVADLEPDRGPFCVIDLGGGSTEFVVGTADGEILGTHSARMGCVRLTERIMRTDPPTESEIEIATEYVAERTAEVEKIVPVDKARTIVGCAGTFTTLSALAQGLERYDADAIHGSELRFEALRVLLQQLIGLPSDVRALNPVIHPGRADVIGGGAIAVEGIMQLIERNGDARSFFISEKDILDGIIAGLVAEGTPR from the coding sequence ATGACTCGCGTTGCTGCTATTGATTGCGGCACCAATTCAATTCGCTTGCTTATTTCTGAAGTTCAGGATGAGGGCAAGATCCGCGATATTACTCGTACGATGGAGATTATCCGCTTAGGCGCGGGGGTGGATGCCACGGGTGAAATCGCTCCAGAGGCTTTGGAGCGGGCGCGTGTGGCATTGGAAGGCTACGTGCGGCAGATGAAGTTTGAAAAGGTTACTCGCGTACGGATGGTAGCTACTTCAGCTACGCGCGATGCGAAGAATCAGCAGGAATTTTTCAATATGACCGCTGAGCTGCTCGGCCAAATTCAGCCAGGTGCTCAGGCTGAGGTCGTTTCCGGTGAGGAAGAAGCACTGCTGTCCTTCAATGGGGCAGTAGCCGATCTTGAGCCAGACCGCGGCCCATTTTGTGTGATTGACTTGGGCGGCGGCTCGACTGAGTTCGTGGTGGGCACTGCCGACGGAGAGATCTTGGGAACTCACTCGGCTCGCATGGGGTGTGTCAGACTCACCGAGCGCATTATGCGTACAGATCCGCCAACCGAATCCGAGATTGAGATCGCTACGGAGTACGTTGCTGAGCGCACAGCCGAGGTGGAAAAGATTGTGCCCGTTGATAAGGCACGCACCATCGTCGGTTGTGCTGGCACTTTCACTACTCTGTCTGCTCTGGCGCAAGGCCTTGAGCGTTACGACGCCGATGCTATTCACGGCTCTGAACTTCGTTTTGAGGCATTGCGGGTGCTTTTACAGCAGCTTATTGGCTTGCCTTCCGACGTCCGTGCCCTCAACCCGGTCATTCACCCCGGCCGTGCCGATGTCATCGGTGGTGGGGCAATAGCCGTGGAAGGCATCATGCAGCTTATCGAGCGCAATGGCGATGCACGTAGCTTTTTCATTAGCGAAAAGGACATTCTCGATGGCATTATCGCTGGTCTAGTCGCGGAGGGTACCCCTCGTTAA
- a CDS encoding DUF501 domain-containing protein, with protein MTVTDADIAVVTEQLGRTPRGVLEVSYRTPDGQPAVIKTAPKLADGTPFPTLYYLTDPRLTTEASRLEVAHVMKWMEARLGEDEQLAADYQRAHEYFLAKRNEIEDLGTEFSGGGMPDRVKCLHVLIAYALAEGPNHFQLGTEAVAMAADHGKLRGTVIPEDWPTVEELGIDLAQFDFSNAE; from the coding sequence ATGACCGTCACTGATGCAGATATCGCTGTAGTAACTGAGCAATTGGGCCGCACGCCGCGAGGGGTGCTGGAAGTTTCCTATCGCACGCCAGATGGGCAGCCCGCGGTGATTAAGACTGCACCCAAGCTTGCCGACGGCACTCCATTTCCCACCCTTTACTACCTCACTGACCCACGGCTTACGACCGAGGCTTCCCGCTTGGAGGTTGCGCACGTCATGAAGTGGATGGAAGCCCGCTTGGGTGAGGATGAGCAATTGGCCGCCGACTACCAGCGTGCCCACGAGTACTTCTTGGCCAAGCGTAATGAAATAGAAGACTTAGGAACCGAGTTCTCTGGCGGCGGCATGCCGGACCGCGTGAAGTGCCTGCATGTCCTAATTGCCTATGCGCTTGCGGAAGGCCCGAATCATTTCCAACTAGGAACTGAAGCAGTGGCTATGGCCGCTGATCACGGCAAGCTGCGGGGAACTGTCATCCCTGAGGATTGGCCTACCGTAGAAGAGCTGGGGATTGACCTAGCGCAGTTCGACTTTTCTAACGCGGAGTAG
- a CDS encoding FtsB family cell division protein: protein MAREKKKQRNRSRTRVPVASRAADIRKAQRAQQKKTQKPDRMSIAGVGVIVVIVLIVLLAIAVPLRNYYHGRSEIARLHESIAAKQDEKAALLEKIDKYKSDEYIKQEARRRFGVVDEGETAYRIIDPQIKPDNQLTTDGQEEEDSRQWYEVLWDSVAEPPEEEAPSEQVNHLPIEPPPEEKADVR from the coding sequence ATGGCACGCGAAAAGAAGAAGCAGCGAAACCGGAGCCGCACTAGGGTTCCGGTAGCTTCGCGTGCTGCGGATATTCGCAAAGCTCAACGTGCACAGCAGAAGAAGACGCAGAAGCCAGATCGAATGAGCATCGCTGGGGTGGGCGTCATTGTGGTCATTGTGCTCATCGTCTTGCTGGCTATCGCTGTACCGTTGCGCAACTATTATCACGGCCGTTCTGAAATAGCTCGTCTACATGAGTCCATTGCTGCCAAGCAGGATGAAAAGGCGGCCTTGCTGGAAAAGATTGATAAGTATAAATCCGATGAGTACATCAAGCAGGAAGCCCGGCGCCGATTCGGGGTCGTGGACGAGGGTGAAACTGCGTACCGCATCATAGACCCGCAGATTAAGCCGGATAACCAGCTCACTACTGATGGCCAGGAGGAAGAAGATTCCCGTCAGTGGTACGAGGTGCTATGGGATTCGGTGGCTGAACCGCCTGAGGAGGAAGCTCCTTCCGAACAGGTAAATCATCTTCCGATTGAGCCGCCGCCGGAAGAGAAGGCGGATGTGCGATAA
- a CDS encoding ribonuclease: MAEYLKEYKTLPDDFMEHDVEQLESEYKPESFELNAENLKKAGKASCKNDELFEISKGYIVGDTEKFGEALMADGGPEEKFGDVLDELGVPDDAPDKDKCMAATMSPLGVIMTCGDEFSGEELDKAMKPFTEARALAPLFSNLPRPYARQRWHDLPLL, encoded by the coding sequence ATGGCCGAATACCTTAAGGAATATAAAACCCTGCCCGATGACTTCATGGAGCACGACGTTGAACAGCTCGAAAGCGAGTACAAGCCCGAAAGCTTCGAATTAAACGCGGAGAACCTAAAGAAGGCAGGCAAGGCCAGTTGCAAGAATGACGAATTATTCGAAATCTCCAAAGGCTACATAGTGGGCGATACGGAGAAATTCGGAGAGGCACTCATGGCGGATGGCGGCCCCGAGGAAAAGTTCGGCGACGTGCTTGATGAGCTGGGCGTTCCAGACGACGCCCCTGATAAAGACAAATGTATGGCAGCCACGATGTCCCCATTGGGGGTGATTATGACTTGTGGCGATGAATTCAGCGGCGAAGAACTAGATAAGGCGATGAAACCATTCACGGAAGCTAGGGCACTAGCTCCGCTCTTCTCAAACTTACCCCGTCCCTATGCGCGACAGCGGTGGCACGACTTGCCACTTTTGTAA
- a CDS encoding HNH endonuclease signature motif containing protein, translating into MTNRDTPPKKAYFSTNNLDDTVCVLAIIQRIQSWQMYQAVLPKLEDDVECTTTALAKRVGLSYWRVLSALRSHLRMRELPLTTAVQTEHWILDLPRLHVIDAELAPLGDDAGNIQLVDAALADFLTPKEPAQHVPTESEIRRFLRDFIDGILKPEIEKEIERAVSISYSKGQATITLKTDKATAGAIARHIDKAARKEHISKPEAMEALIFNRTQTKVVINTYGDASKVYMPSAGWCVLTEHLSNYSMTRELSPQESSSYIPTEQIRTWVHGRDATCRWPGCSMPAHYCQLDHRVEYADGGPTSVDNLVCLCQHHHNIKTDGRARYIMDPTTGDVAWLFSDGTFEIDRAEGPLAPRNVNWKQTWEQYLAMRKRPRSDARALRKDAIKP; encoded by the coding sequence GTGACGAACAGAGACACACCACCGAAGAAGGCCTACTTTTCCACCAATAACCTCGACGATACCGTTTGCGTTCTCGCCATAATCCAGCGAATTCAATCTTGGCAGATGTACCAAGCGGTACTCCCAAAGTTAGAAGATGATGTCGAATGTACTACCACAGCTCTGGCTAAACGCGTGGGTTTGAGCTACTGGCGGGTGCTATCCGCCTTGCGGTCTCATCTGCGCATGCGTGAATTACCGCTTACCACGGCAGTACAAACCGAGCATTGGATCCTAGACCTTCCGCGCCTGCATGTCATTGATGCTGAGCTTGCCCCGCTTGGCGACGACGCCGGCAACATCCAACTAGTAGACGCCGCTCTGGCAGATTTCCTCACGCCAAAAGAACCGGCTCAACATGTGCCTACAGAGTCAGAGATACGCCGATTCTTACGCGATTTCATCGATGGAATCCTCAAGCCAGAAATTGAAAAAGAGATCGAGCGAGCCGTGTCCATTTCTTACTCCAAAGGCCAAGCTACGATAACCCTAAAGACGGACAAGGCAACCGCCGGTGCCATTGCGCGACATATTGATAAGGCAGCGCGAAAGGAGCACATTTCCAAACCAGAAGCAATGGAGGCGTTGATCTTCAATCGTACCCAGACAAAAGTAGTCATTAACACCTACGGCGATGCTTCTAAGGTGTATATGCCTTCGGCTGGATGGTGTGTTCTCACCGAGCATTTGAGCAACTACTCAATGACCCGCGAGCTTTCTCCGCAAGAATCGTCCTCCTATATTCCCACCGAACAAATCAGAACGTGGGTCCACGGCCGCGATGCCACGTGCCGATGGCCAGGGTGCTCCATGCCGGCGCATTATTGCCAGCTCGATCATCGGGTGGAGTACGCCGACGGAGGACCGACGAGTGTCGATAATTTAGTGTGTTTATGCCAGCACCATCACAACATTAAGACCGATGGCCGCGCACGCTACATTATGGATCCTACTACTGGGGATGTTGCTTGGCTCTTTTCAGACGGCACCTTCGAGATTGACCGAGCTGAAGGTCCTTTGGCACCGCGCAACGTAAATTGGAAGCAAACCTGGGAACAGTATTTGGCCATGCGAAAGCGCCCCCGCAGTGATGCGAGGGCGCTAAGGAAGGATGCGATTAAGCCTTAA